A stretch of Methylogaea oryzae DNA encodes these proteins:
- a CDS encoding carbon-nitrogen hydrolase family protein, with protein sequence MAGSFRIAAAQYDIGFLENWANYEAKIARWVAEAAANGAKLLVFPEYFSMELPSLFSKEIYSSLDKQLEAMQQVLPDFFKLFEAQAKQHAAHIVAGSFPVRMEDGSYRNRSYLFYPDGRSDFQEKLQMTRFENEQWLIKAGDDIRVFDTDLGRIGINICYDSEFPMIARKQVEAGADLILVPSCTDTLAGYWRVRIGCQARALENQCYVVQSPTVGEAPWSEAVDVNTGSAAIYTPVDRGFPDNGVLAIGEYGKTQWVYGDVDLANIAKVRQDGQVFNYRDWPSQFRCGNAG encoded by the coding sequence ATGGCCGGTTCTTTCCGCATCGCCGCCGCGCAATACGACATCGGTTTCCTGGAAAACTGGGCCAACTACGAAGCCAAAATCGCCCGCTGGGTTGCCGAAGCGGCGGCCAACGGGGCCAAGCTGCTGGTATTCCCGGAATATTTCAGCATGGAGCTGCCTTCGCTGTTCTCCAAGGAGATTTATTCCTCCCTGGACAAGCAGCTGGAGGCGATGCAGCAAGTGCTCCCCGACTTTTTCAAGCTGTTCGAGGCCCAGGCCAAACAGCACGCCGCCCACATCGTCGCCGGCAGTTTCCCTGTGCGCATGGAGGATGGCAGCTACCGCAACCGGTCCTACCTGTTCTACCCGGACGGCCGCAGCGATTTCCAGGAAAAGCTGCAGATGACCCGCTTCGAAAACGAGCAGTGGCTCATCAAAGCGGGGGACGACATCAGAGTGTTCGACACCGACCTGGGCCGCATCGGCATCAACATCTGCTACGACAGCGAATTCCCCATGATCGCCAGAAAGCAGGTGGAAGCCGGCGCCGACCTGATACTGGTGCCCAGCTGCACCGACACCCTGGCCGGCTACTGGCGGGTGCGCATCGGCTGCCAGGCCCGCGCCCTGGAAAACCAGTGCTACGTGGTGCAGTCCCCTACGGTGGGCGAGGCGCCGTGGTCGGAAGCGGTGGACGTCAACACCGGTTCGGCCGCCATCTATACGCCGGTGGACCGGGGCTTTCCCGACAACGGCGTGCTGGCCATCGGCGAATACGGCAAAACCCAGTGGGTATACGGCGACGTGGACCTGGCCAACATCGCCAAAGTGCGCCAGGACGGCCAAGTGTTCAACTACCGCGACTGGCCCAGCCAATTCCGCTGCGGTAACGCCGGCTGA
- the xseA gene encoding exodeoxyribonuclease VII large subunit, translated as MSTAPPSRTIYSVSRLNRAAKLLLAEHFDVVWVEGELSNLATPTSGHLYFTLKDADAQVRCALFRQQARYLCFRPENGMQVLARAQVSLYEPRGDYQLVVESLEQAGDGALQRAFEALKKKLAAEGLFDATRKRPIPRLPNRIGVITSPTGAAVRDIVTVLKRRFPAIAVTILPVKVQGTEAKFEIVKAIQAADRSGLCDVLILARGGGSLEDLWAFNEEAVARAIYACETPVITGVGHEIDFTIADFVADLRAPTPSAAAEAASPDGEAWLAGLQRLESRLSQRALALLRQKTTALNHAEKRLAQQHPAKRLQNQAQRLDELEARLRRAATGDLQRRRQRLERGQARLQRHDPRQHLAVLLTHASHLQQRLKAAMARALQPRQQELARLSHALQTISPLATLGRGYAIAFRQRDREIIRSFRDIAPGERLETRLAEGIVISTVEDTRDA; from the coding sequence ATGAGCACCGCCCCGCCATCCCGCACCATTTACAGCGTTTCCCGCCTCAACCGCGCAGCCAAGCTATTGCTGGCCGAACATTTCGATGTCGTGTGGGTGGAGGGAGAACTATCCAACCTAGCCACCCCCACATCCGGCCACCTCTATTTCACTTTAAAGGATGCGGACGCCCAAGTGCGCTGCGCGCTGTTCCGGCAACAAGCGCGCTACCTCTGCTTCCGCCCTGAAAACGGCATGCAGGTCCTCGCCCGAGCGCAAGTCAGCCTGTATGAACCGCGCGGCGACTACCAATTAGTGGTGGAATCCCTGGAACAAGCCGGCGACGGGGCTTTGCAACGGGCTTTCGAGGCGTTGAAGAAAAAATTGGCGGCGGAAGGCCTGTTCGACGCGACCCGCAAACGCCCCATCCCGCGCCTTCCGAACCGTATCGGCGTCATAACCTCGCCCACCGGCGCCGCCGTGCGCGACATCGTCACCGTGCTCAAGCGACGCTTCCCCGCCATCGCCGTGACGATCTTGCCGGTTAAAGTGCAAGGCACGGAAGCCAAGTTCGAAATCGTCAAAGCCATCCAAGCAGCGGACCGCTCCGGCTTGTGCGACGTACTGATTTTGGCGCGAGGCGGCGGCTCCCTGGAAGACTTATGGGCATTCAACGAGGAGGCTGTCGCCCGCGCCATCTACGCCTGCGAAACGCCCGTCATCACCGGCGTCGGCCATGAAATCGACTTTACCATCGCCGATTTCGTCGCCGACCTGCGCGCCCCCACGCCTTCCGCGGCGGCGGAAGCCGCCAGTCCGGACGGCGAGGCTTGGCTAGCCGGCCTGCAGCGCCTGGAATCGCGTCTGTCCCAGCGCGCACTCGCCCTGCTGCGGCAAAAAACGACGGCGCTGAATCATGCCGAGAAGCGTCTGGCGCAACAGCATCCCGCCAAGCGTTTGCAAAACCAAGCGCAGCGACTGGATGAATTGGAAGCACGCCTGCGACGCGCAGCCACCGGCGATCTACAAAGGCGCCGGCAGCGGCTGGAACGCGGCCAAGCCCGCTTGCAGCGACACGACCCGCGCCAGCATTTGGCGGTATTGCTTACCCATGCCAGCCACCTGCAACAGCGATTAAAAGCTGCTATGGCGCGCGCGCTGCAGCCCCGGCAGCAGGAGTTGGCGCGACTAAGTCACGCTTTGCAGACCATCAGCCCCTTGGCCACCCTGGGCCGGGGATACGCCATCGCCTTCCGCCAGCGGGACCGCGAAATCATCCGCTCCTTCCGCGACATCGCCCCGGGCGAACGGCTAGAGACCCGCCTGGCGGAAGGCATCGTCATCAGCACCGTAGAGGACACCCGAGATGCGTAA
- a CDS encoding HlyD family efflux transporter periplasmic adaptor subunit, whose amino-acid sequence MAGVVSLPPLREELHCLPGPRGDDGYPSWTLHDPANNRFFRIGWSEFEIVSRWASGDAEDIAASVNADTTLSVSAEQVHALAKFLMEQNLLRLRGAAGRDWLRGQWEKTRHHWAVWLLHNYLFFRIPLLRPDRFLARAYPYVAWMYSPRFAWTMVAVALAGLYLVSRQWEHFLGTFLHFFNWQGMVYYGVALSLAKVAHELGHAFTAHRHGCRVPTMGIAFLVMFPVLYTDASETWKITRRRSRLAIAGAGVMVELGLAAVATVLWNFLPDGPMRSSVFLLAASTWIVTLTINLNPFMRMDGYYLLADWMRAENLQPRSFAYNRWHLRRLLFGLKAPPPEPLAPKTARFFVLYAWCTWIYRFTLFLGIALLVYHFAFKLLGLILMMVEVGWFVLRPIVAELLAWRNIPSDGFDPGRVRLTLVGVALLAVVVLMPWQKRVRAPALLKAEEYAEIFVPFGARLDRLPVVSGGAVKAGEALADLSSADLEFEARQADERVSLLQWQLAYHGLEQELIGNRQVLLKELESASAKLAGFRGQQKLLAVRAGFDGIVLDVNPDVNIGQWLSEGERLMVVINPAGLQLEAYVAEDDLLQVEDGAEGRFYPDDAALPPVNCRITRVDRASAANLSPYFASVYGGEVAARKGGNATLVPESAVYRVLLKPERSDILTRLPHTLRGQVYIASGGRSLLLRAWRQAVAAVIRESGF is encoded by the coding sequence ATGGCTGGGGTTGTAAGCCTGCCGCCTCTGCGGGAGGAGCTGCATTGCCTGCCTGGGCCGAGGGGCGACGATGGCTACCCTTCCTGGACTTTGCACGATCCGGCCAATAATCGCTTCTTCCGCATCGGCTGGAGCGAGTTCGAGATCGTTTCCCGCTGGGCGTCGGGGGATGCGGAAGACATCGCCGCTTCGGTCAACGCGGACACCACCCTGAGCGTGAGCGCCGAGCAAGTGCATGCCTTGGCGAAATTTCTCATGGAGCAAAACCTGTTGCGCCTGCGGGGAGCCGCTGGTCGCGATTGGCTGCGCGGCCAGTGGGAGAAAACCCGCCACCATTGGGCCGTGTGGTTGTTGCACAACTACCTGTTCTTCCGCATCCCGCTATTGCGCCCGGACCGCTTCTTGGCGCGGGCTTATCCCTATGTCGCCTGGATGTACAGTCCGCGCTTCGCCTGGACCATGGTGGCGGTCGCTTTGGCGGGGCTGTACCTGGTGTCGCGCCAATGGGAGCATTTTCTCGGCACTTTCCTGCATTTCTTCAACTGGCAGGGCATGGTGTATTACGGGGTAGCGTTGTCTCTGGCCAAGGTCGCCCATGAATTGGGCCACGCCTTCACCGCCCATCGCCACGGCTGCCGCGTGCCGACCATGGGCATCGCGTTTTTGGTGATGTTTCCCGTGTTGTACACCGACGCCAGCGAAACCTGGAAAATCACCCGGCGCCGCAGCCGTTTGGCCATCGCCGGAGCCGGGGTCATGGTGGAACTGGGCCTGGCCGCCGTGGCGACGGTGCTGTGGAATTTCCTGCCCGACGGTCCCATGCGCAGCAGCGTATTCCTGCTGGCGGCTTCCACCTGGATCGTTACCCTGACGATCAATCTCAATCCCTTCATGCGCATGGATGGCTATTACCTATTGGCCGATTGGATGCGCGCGGAGAACTTGCAGCCCCGCTCATTTGCCTACAATCGCTGGCACTTGCGCCGTCTGCTGTTCGGCCTGAAGGCGCCGCCGCCGGAGCCGTTGGCGCCGAAGACCGCGCGTTTTTTTGTGCTGTACGCCTGGTGTACCTGGATTTACCGGTTCACCTTGTTCTTGGGGATTGCGCTGCTGGTCTACCACTTCGCTTTCAAGCTGCTGGGGCTGATTTTGATGATGGTTGAGGTGGGCTGGTTCGTTTTGCGCCCCATCGTCGCCGAGCTGCTGGCGTGGCGCAATATTCCCAGCGACGGCTTCGATCCAGGCCGCGTTCGCTTGACCCTGGTGGGGGTGGCGTTGCTGGCGGTGGTGGTGCTGATGCCCTGGCAGAAACGGGTGCGGGCGCCGGCCTTGCTCAAGGCGGAGGAGTATGCGGAGATTTTCGTGCCGTTCGGCGCCCGGCTGGATCGTTTGCCGGTGGTGTCCGGCGGGGCGGTGAAGGCGGGCGAGGCGCTGGCCGACCTCTCTTCCGCGGATTTGGAGTTTGAAGCCCGCCAAGCGGACGAGCGGGTGTCCTTGTTGCAGTGGCAATTGGCTTATCACGGCCTGGAGCAGGAATTGATCGGCAATCGCCAAGTGCTTTTGAAAGAGTTGGAAAGCGCCAGCGCCAAATTGGCCGGTTTCCGCGGACAGCAGAAATTGCTGGCGGTGCGGGCCGGTTTCGACGGCATCGTGCTGGATGTGAACCCGGACGTGAATATCGGCCAGTGGCTGAGCGAGGGGGAGCGGCTGATGGTGGTCATCAACCCGGCCGGTTTGCAGCTGGAAGCCTATGTGGCCGAGGACGATTTGTTGCAAGTGGAGGACGGCGCCGAGGGCCGCTTCTATCCGGATGACGCCGCCTTGCCGCCGGTGAATTGCCGCATCACGCGCGTCGATCGGGCCAGTGCCGCCAATTTGTCGCCTTATTTCGCTTCGGTTTATGGCGGCGAAGTGGCCGCCCGCAAGGGGGGCAACGCTACCTTGGTGCCCGAGAGCGCCGTGTACCGCGTGCTGTTGAAGCCGGAGCGTTCTGACATTTTGACCCGCCTGCCGCACACCCTGCGAGGCCAGGTTTATATCGCGTCCGGCGGCCGCAGCCTGCTGTTGCGCGCGTGGCGGCAGGCGGTGGCGGCGGTGATACGGGAGTCGGGGTTTTAG
- a CDS encoding PilZ domain-containing protein, producing MNEQRQHYRKSLRLIGYMERKDGEREFQLQDLSLGGLRAHFDDDPALIVGQQVHIRLPGLGLRGDVVPVRVRPLAAGGFDVGFDFAALDGEGENLYRYRAGESGE from the coding sequence GTGAACGAGCAACGACAGCACTATCGTAAGAGTTTGCGACTAATCGGTTACATGGAGAGGAAGGACGGAGAGCGGGAATTCCAATTGCAGGATTTGTCGCTGGGCGGCCTGAGGGCGCACTTCGACGACGATCCCGCGCTCATCGTTGGTCAACAAGTGCATATCCGATTGCCCGGTTTGGGATTGCGGGGGGATGTCGTTCCCGTTAGGGTGCGGCCGCTGGCCGCGGGAGGCTTTGACGTGGGGTTTGATTTCGCCGCGTTGGACGGCGAGGGCGAAAACCTTTATCGCTATCGGGCTGGTGAGAGCGGCGAATAA
- a CDS encoding peptidoglycan DD-metalloendopeptidase family protein produces MRKTWLLLALLPGLAAAAALPDADPVPGGIVALPLGDAQTPAPTAYYQDKRVMVLSHDNQWTALVGIPLTAKPGPQQLTVHSALGESTLAFSIKDKQYPAQYLTIPNQRMVNPNPEDQARIERESKILAQALSTWSEQTEVDTDFRLPAQGPLSSPFGLRRFFNKQPRDPHSGLDIAAPAGAPINAPADGRVINAGEYFFNGNAVFVDHGQGLITGYFHMSRIDAREGQIVRKGDILGAVGATGRVTGPHLHWNVYLNGAKVDPALFVARQLAALNGGEKAVTGTPQAAKLR; encoded by the coding sequence ATGCGTAAAACCTGGTTACTACTCGCCCTATTGCCCGGCCTCGCGGCCGCGGCGGCCCTGCCCGATGCGGATCCGGTGCCCGGCGGCATCGTGGCGCTGCCGCTGGGCGACGCCCAAACACCGGCGCCAACGGCCTACTACCAAGACAAGCGCGTCATGGTCCTCAGCCACGACAACCAATGGACGGCCCTGGTGGGCATTCCGCTGACCGCCAAACCCGGCCCGCAACAATTGACGGTACACAGCGCCTTGGGCGAGTCGACCCTGGCGTTTTCCATTAAGGATAAGCAATACCCCGCCCAATACCTCACCATACCCAATCAGCGCATGGTGAACCCCAATCCGGAAGACCAGGCACGCATCGAACGGGAGAGCAAAATCCTCGCGCAAGCCTTGTCCACATGGAGCGAACAAACCGAGGTCGACACCGACTTCCGCCTGCCGGCCCAAGGCCCGCTGAGCAGTCCCTTCGGCCTGCGGCGTTTTTTCAACAAACAACCGCGCGACCCCCACAGCGGCCTGGACATCGCCGCGCCCGCCGGGGCGCCTATCAATGCACCGGCGGACGGCCGGGTCATCAACGCCGGCGAGTATTTCTTCAACGGCAACGCCGTCTTCGTCGATCACGGACAGGGGCTGATCACCGGTTATTTCCACATGAGCCGCATCGATGCTCGCGAGGGCCAAATCGTCAGGAAAGGCGATATCCTGGGCGCCGTAGGCGCCACCGGCCGCGTCACCGGCCCCCACTTGCACTGGAACGTCTACCTTAACGGCGCCAAAGTGGACCCGGCCCTGTTCGTGGCGAGGCAACTGGCCGCGCTGAACGGCGGCGAAAAAGCCGTCACGGGTACCCCTCAGGCGGCAAAACTGCGATAA
- a CDS encoding GNAT family N-acetyltransferase has protein sequence MSDITIKCLSGRAIEPYLSDLARLRIEVFRDFPYLYDGTQEYEEKYLRTYVNSPDSVVVLAYDGDTAVGASTGLPMADETEEFQQPFVDAGYDPQRIFYCAESVLLKSHRGKGIYKHFFDGREGHARKLGRFDWCTFCCVQRPENHPLRPADYAPLDPIWSKFGYVKHPELVTHYTWKDVGETEETAKPMVFWLKPLKEST, from the coding sequence ATGTCCGACATCACCATCAAGTGCCTTTCCGGCCGGGCCATCGAGCCTTACCTCTCCGATCTGGCGCGACTGCGCATCGAAGTGTTCCGAGACTTCCCCTATCTGTACGACGGCACCCAGGAGTACGAGGAAAAGTACTTGCGCACCTACGTGAATTCGCCCGACAGCGTGGTGGTGCTGGCCTATGACGGCGACACGGCGGTGGGCGCTTCCACCGGCCTGCCCATGGCGGACGAGACCGAGGAGTTCCAGCAGCCCTTCGTGGACGCCGGCTACGACCCGCAGCGCATCTTCTACTGCGCCGAATCGGTGCTGCTGAAGAGCCACCGCGGCAAAGGCATCTACAAGCATTTCTTCGACGGCCGCGAAGGCCACGCCCGCAAGCTGGGCCGTTTCGACTGGTGCACCTTCTGCTGCGTGCAGCGGCCGGAAAACCATCCGCTGCGCCCGGCCGATTACGCGCCGCTGGATCCCATCTGGAGCAAGTTCGGCTACGTCAAGCATCCCGAACTGGTCACCCACTATACCTGGAAGGACGTGGGCGAGACCGAGGAGACCGCCAAGCCGATGGTGTTCTGGCTGAAACCCCTGAAGGAGTCGACCTGA
- a CDS encoding nucleoside deaminase, with the protein MNTLRFVATLPGWLPGYATPNPAAYLTSEARMGLAIALAQQNVLEGTGGPFAAAVFDQHTHQLVSVGVNVVEQCNWSCGHAELVALSLANQALNTFDLGAPHLPGYELVSSCEPCVMCLGATLWSGVKSLLCGARDEDARAIGFDEGPKPADWADQLRRRGIAVTRDVMRDEACKVLQRYKNQGGTIYNPSR; encoded by the coding sequence ATGAACACTCTGCGATTTGTCGCAACGCTACCCGGCTGGCTTCCCGGCTATGCCACGCCGAACCCAGCCGCCTACCTCACTAGCGAGGCGCGCATGGGCTTGGCTATCGCTCTGGCGCAACAAAACGTATTGGAAGGCACCGGGGGCCCATTCGCCGCCGCCGTTTTCGACCAGCACACTCACCAGCTGGTGAGTGTGGGCGTCAATGTCGTTGAACAATGCAATTGGAGTTGCGGCCACGCCGAGCTGGTCGCCTTGAGCTTGGCGAACCAAGCGCTGAACACATTCGACCTAGGCGCGCCCCATTTACCCGGCTACGAATTGGTAAGCAGCTGCGAACCTTGCGTGATGTGCCTGGGAGCCACCTTATGGAGCGGCGTTAAAAGCCTACTGTGCGGCGCACGGGACGAGGACGCCCGCGCCATCGGCTTTGATGAAGGCCCCAAACCCGCCGATTGGGCCGATCAATTACGTCGGAGAGGCATCGCCGTGACGCGCGACGTGATGAGGGACGAAGCCTGCAAGGTGCTACAGCGCTATAAAAACCAAGGCGGCACCATCTACAACCCGAGTCGCTAA
- a CDS encoding ketosteroid isomerase-related protein, translating to MNQTITLIKNYYAAFNAGDMDTFLNLLTDDVIHDINQGAREVGKDAFRAFMDRMNGAYKEELVDMVIMASEDGKRAAAEFVVLGEYLRTDEGLPEAHGQKYRLPAGAFFDVRDGKVARITNYYNLQDWIDQVSKG from the coding sequence ATGAACCAGACGATTACCCTCATCAAGAACTACTATGCCGCCTTCAATGCCGGCGACATGGACACCTTCCTGAACCTGCTCACCGACGACGTCATCCACGACATCAACCAGGGCGCCCGCGAAGTGGGCAAGGACGCTTTCCGCGCGTTCATGGACCGCATGAACGGCGCCTATAAAGAAGAGCTGGTGGACATGGTCATCATGGCCAGCGAAGACGGCAAGCGCGCCGCCGCGGAATTCGTGGTGCTGGGCGAATACCTGCGCACCGACGAAGGCCTGCCGGAAGCGCATGGACAAAAATACCGCCTGCCGGCCGGCGCCTTCTTCGACGTGCGCGACGGCAAAGTGGCCCGCATCACCAATTACTACAACCTGCAGGACTGGATCGACCAGGTCAGCAAGGGCTGA
- a CDS encoding efflux RND transporter periplasmic adaptor subunit translates to MTDPSRPGAPVPGAADNVAPTPEQRQLLGLSNLLLLQRNARQAEDVHALAFIIVNETRQLLDYRQAALWLRRPASRIAAVSGVALLEPNAPYVAWLRQVAEHLDGQTDAAVLRPVAAGDLPQALAKDWGQWLPAHGLWVRFGTAAGDGLGGLLLCRDTPWVEGEGLLLQELAGAYEHAWHALAPPPPWWRKLVLDRDRRWLMLAIVLVFCFPVRQSVLAPAEVVAADPTVVRSPMEGVVDRFHLEPNDVVAKDQLLITLDDTDLSNRLEVSRKALAVAEAEYRRAAQQAVFDNKSRAELTILKSRMDQQAAEVAYMDDLMARSQVKAPHAGIAIFSDPHDWMGKPVAVGERLLMVADPQRVELAVQLPVADFIDLEPGAEVVMFLNVDPHHPMTARLYRASYQAETTPEDVLAYLVKARFDAGQAPPRIGLKGTAKLYGQPVTLFHYLFRRPLGAVRQWLGL, encoded by the coding sequence ATGACTGATCCTTCCCGCCCCGGCGCTCCTGTTCCTGGCGCGGCGGACAACGTCGCGCCGACTCCCGAGCAACGCCAACTGCTTGGCCTGAGCAACCTGCTATTGCTGCAGCGCAATGCGCGTCAGGCGGAAGACGTGCATGCGCTGGCCTTCATCATCGTCAACGAGACGCGCCAGTTGTTGGACTACCGCCAGGCGGCCCTATGGCTGCGCCGGCCGGCTTCGCGGATTGCAGCGGTTTCCGGCGTGGCGTTGCTAGAGCCCAATGCGCCGTATGTGGCGTGGCTGCGGCAGGTGGCGGAGCATTTGGATGGGCAAACGGACGCTGCCGTTTTACGGCCGGTGGCCGCCGGCGACTTGCCGCAAGCCTTGGCTAAGGACTGGGGGCAATGGCTGCCGGCGCACGGTCTATGGGTGCGCTTCGGCACGGCGGCGGGCGATGGCTTGGGCGGCTTGTTGTTGTGCCGGGATACGCCGTGGGTCGAAGGCGAGGGCTTGTTGTTGCAGGAATTGGCCGGCGCCTACGAGCACGCTTGGCATGCCCTGGCGCCGCCCCCGCCCTGGTGGCGCAAGCTGGTGTTGGATCGCGACCGGCGCTGGCTGATGCTGGCGATCGTGCTGGTATTTTGTTTTCCCGTGCGACAGTCGGTGCTGGCCCCCGCGGAAGTGGTGGCGGCCGATCCGACGGTGGTGCGCTCCCCCATGGAAGGCGTGGTGGACCGATTCCATCTGGAGCCCAACGACGTCGTCGCCAAGGATCAGTTGCTCATCACATTGGACGATACCGATTTGTCCAACCGTCTGGAAGTCAGCCGCAAGGCCCTCGCCGTCGCCGAGGCCGAGTACCGCCGCGCCGCCCAGCAAGCGGTGTTCGACAATAAGAGCAGGGCGGAGCTGACCATCCTCAAAAGCCGCATGGACCAGCAGGCGGCCGAGGTGGCTTATATGGATGATCTCATGGCGCGTTCCCAGGTGAAGGCGCCCCACGCCGGCATCGCCATTTTCAGCGACCCCCACGATTGGATGGGCAAGCCGGTGGCGGTGGGCGAGCGCTTGCTCATGGTGGCCGATCCCCAGCGGGTGGAGTTGGCGGTGCAGTTGCCGGTCGCCGATTTCATCGATTTGGAACCGGGTGCCGAAGTGGTGATGTTCCTTAACGTGGACCCGCACCATCCCATGACGGCGCGCCTGTACCGCGCCAGCTACCAGGCGGAGACCACGCCGGAGGACGTGCTGGCCTACCTGGTCAAGGCGCGCTTCGACGCGGGCCAGGCGCCGCCCCGCATCGGATTGAAAGGCACGGCCAAGTTGTACGGCCAGCCGGTCACCTTGTTCCACTACCTGTTCCGCCGACCGCTGGGAGCGGTGCGTCAATGGCTGGGGTTGTAA